AGAGGGAGAGGAGCTGAAAGCAAAAGGCATAGCTCATAATTGTTGAGACAAGATATGTCTTTCTTTCAAGGTTTAACTGCAGCTCCCTGCCGTCCTTCAAATCCCAGTGTTTTAAGATGCTTACTCCATAATAGGCGGCATAGAGCGCCATGAAGCTGACGAGGATAGAACCCGTGAAGAGGGCGATAACAGCGGGGTGCATGATCATGGGTATATCCCCGGGGACAGGACTTTTCCATCGCGGAACTCGATGACCCTGTTTACGTCAGGCGCATCACAGACCAGGGGATCATGGCTCGCAATGATGACCGTTCTCCCTTCCCCGTTAAGCTGTACCATGATCTCGATAAATTCCCGGGACAGCTTGGTGTCGAGATGGGCAGTAGGTTCATCCGCGATAATGATCTGAGGATTATTGATAAGTGCCCGTGCAATCACTACGCGCTGGGCTTCCCCTCCTGACAGCCATTCTATCCTGGATTTTCTTTTGTGGGATATGTTAAAGAGATCGAGAAGATCAAGGGCCCTCTTCCTGAGCAACGTGTATCTTTCTCCGCCCGGATAGGCCGGGATCATAACATTTTCCAGGGCCGTTATGCCCCTGATGAGGTTGAATTGCTGGAATATGAATCCGAAGGTCTTACGCCGTATCTCCGTGAGAAACCGTTCAGGAAGACTTGTAATCTCCCTGCCGAGGATATGCACCCTCCCGGCTGTAGGCTTTGACATGGCGCCGATAATGCTTAAAATGGTCGTCTTTCCTGATCCGCTGGGACCTTTCAACACGGTGAGCCTGTGAGGCTCAATGGTGAGGCTGATATCGTCAACCGCCGTAAACTCGTTGGTGTTGCCTTTATGAAAAACTTTTGTAACGTTCCTGAGTTCTATCATTTTCCGCTTAGAGCCTCATTACTTCATCAGGGTCAACAATCGCGGCCTTCCAGGAAGGTATGATCGTGGCCGCAGTGTAAGGGACGACGGTAAGGAAGAATAACGCCGCTATCTGGTAGGGGTCCACGTACGGGATGAGACGGAAGTGCGGATAGAGTACGGACCATCCTTTGAGAACCGGTTCAAAAAATATATAGGATGCAAAAAAGATATGAATATAGGCAAAAACAACTCCCATGAGAAAAGAAGAGAGGGAGATAACAATCCCTTCCCATGACTTCATGGTAATAACTTCGGAGGTCTCCCATCCGACTGCCTTTAATATGCCGATCTCACGCCTTTCCTCAGCGCTGAGGCTTGACGCCTTGTCCCAGGCAAAGATCGCGAAGGCAAGAACGGCTCCCGCAAGAATGAATACAAGGAGGCCTCCACGCCAGTCAAAGATGGCATCATATGTCCGCAATATCTCTTCCCTGAGAATGGGCCGTGTATCAGGAAGGAGTCTTTTTATTTTATCGGCCACAGTGGCCATTTCTTTCGCATTCCTCACCTGCAGGGTAAGATCCGTGTAATATCCTTTCGCTATGCCGAAGAGCGCCCTGAAGTCGTCCTCGGAGATCACCACCAGGTCTGAGGAAACAAGTTCTGATTCCGGAGAAAACACCTCTGTTACTTCGAAACTGATATAGGGGCCATCATACGCCTTGAAGGGTACCAGTTCCCCTTTCTGCGTGTTGAGTGTTCTTGACACCCCGCTCCCTATGGCGATAGTCCCGACCTTGTCCCGATAATCGTCGGTTACAACCAGGGTATAATTGGCCCCTGTCGTAGGCTCATAATAATATCCCCACAGGCGGCCTTTTACTGCGCGCACCCCGGGCAATTTTTCTATGAAAGGAATGTACCTGACCGGTATCATGTCGTGTCTTCCCCCGGTCACCTTCTGCACAACGATCTCCGGGCTATTCTTCAAAACAAGCGACGCCTCTTTCTTGATCGAGCTGGTGAAGAAAAAGATCGATGCCAGGATGAAAACGATCACCGTATAGACTGCAAGCAGCGCCAGGTTCTTTCCCCGTCTCCGCAAAAGTGAGGAGAGAGCAAAGTCAATGATGTTCCTCTGTTTCTCGATCCATATCATTTCTTCTCCAGATCATATCTTGCCAGGTGCTCCGGCGGGGAGATAATCGATCCTGAAGGAAAATGCTCCATGGACAGGGGGTGATCCTGAAAAGGTGTGGAAAAATCTGCCATTACAGGGTTTCGTGTGTACCGTGCGTCCGTAAAGAGACAGAGGTCTGTAAGCTGATACTTTTCCACCATCCCGGCGCGCTCCCTGAGAAGAGGTGTATTGTTCCTCCCTTCAAAAAAGGCATGGGTAAACACAAGGAGCAGCGCGAAGACGTTCACCGTAAGACACAGGAAAAAGATATTCGATTTTCTTTTGAGCATCAATCAAGCCCTTTTATGACAGAAACAGTGATGTCCTGGAACCTGAGCACGCTTTTACCTTTATGGTCTTTCATGAACTCTTTCGCTTCACCAACCTTTTCAAAGGGTATCAGTTCTTTGCCCATTGGCCCATACACGTCACTTCCATGAACATAGGACGCCTTGCGCCCATCGACAGGGTTTAAGCTGTAGTAATCGGTAACATAGATAGAATCGATATCGGTCTCCTTTTGTCCGGGATTGTATTTGGGCAAATTGAAATAATATTTAAACATATCCTTGGTCCCGTCAAAAAAGGCAATAGAACCATCTTTAAAAATTATCTGTGCAACAAAATCAGGATACTTTGCCACGAACATACCGCATACAGGACACTTGTCCTTTGACGTTGGTTTTGCGGGCTTTTTCTCTCCACCCAACAGGGCTGGCGCCATCAGGAGCACTATCATGACAGCGACAACGGCATGTCTCATGAAGTTCCTTTGAAGGCGCATTACCTCTTCTCCTGCATCTGCATCTTTCTCATCTTCCTTTTATCCCGTATCATCTTAGTATCGGCATACATATCCTCATAAGAAGTCTTCATGGCCTGGTCAAAGGTGGCAATATCCCCGCCATTGGTTTTTACAAAAGCCTCTGCATTCTCTCTTTTTTCGAAGGCCCATTTAGCTTTTTTGCTCATTACACCGGGCTTGCTTCCGCCAATGACCCAGGTGGCCTTCTCCGCGTCGATAAGTTTTTTCGTGTTGTAATCTCCGACCTGGATAGACTTTGGCGTTTTATCCAGTTTAAGAGAAAGATCCACCGCGGCGCAGTGGAGACTGCAAACACCGACCTCTGTATTATCATCATAGGTAATAAGCATCCTGCTGAACGCAAACTGTTCCCTGCTCATGCCGCAGTACCCGCATGTCTTGTATTTCTGGATGTCCTCCTGTGCAAAGAGTGGACTGCCCGACAGAAGAAAAGCCACGATCAATAACCCTGTTAAGAACAATAACTTTACTTTCTTATTCATACCATCCTCCTTTGAATTTATTAATGCTTTCCATTAAATTACAAAAAAAACAATCATTCCGTCTGTCACAAAATCGACAATTCTTTTGTAGTCTCTTTTTACTACATGAATTTTAATGACAAAGACAGTTTATGAACAATTCAAGCTCTAAACACAAATTTCTAAATCCTGAACAGGCTCAAATGAGAGCTGTCAGAAGTCACTTCGATATTAGTATTTAGAGCTTGTTTTTAAAAAAGTTTTTTATTCTACCAGGCCGTGTGTCACGGCATAATGGATCAGCTCGTTCGTTCCTTTCACGCCGATCTTTTCGAGGATGCGGACCCGGTACGTCCGGATTGAATTAATGCTCAGGTGGAGCTCTTCAGCGATCTCCTTCATGGTCTTCCCGCTGCCGAACATGCGCATCACCTGGAACTCACGGTTGGAGAGCCTTTCATGGACGGGTTTTGCGGCATCTGACTCAAAATCAAGGACAAGCTGTTCAGCAAATGCAGGGCTCACGTATCTCTTCCCGGAGAGGATCTTCCGCACTGCAAGGACAAGCTCGTCTGCGGCGCTCTGCTTGGTGAGGTACCCCTGTGCCCCTGCCTTCAGGGCACGGAGCGCGTACTGTTCTTCAGGATACATGCTGATGACAAGGACGGGGAGCTTCGGTTTCTTCTTTTTCAGCTCTTTAAGGACCTCGAGCCCGTTGATGTCGGGAAGGGAGATATCGAGGAGGACCAGATCGTAATCACTCGCCTGGATCTTATTTATCAGCTCATACCCTCTCCCGGCTTCATCGACCT
This genomic interval from Syntrophorhabdaceae bacterium contains the following:
- a CDS encoding ABC transporter ATP-binding protein, with amino-acid sequence MIELRNVTKVFHKGNTNEFTAVDDISLTIEPHRLTVLKGPSGSGKTTILSIIGAMSKPTAGRVHILGREITSLPERFLTEIRRKTFGFIFQQFNLIRGITALENVMIPAYPGGERYTLLRKRALDLLDLFNISHKRKSRIEWLSGGEAQRVVIARALINNPQIIIADEPTAHLDTKLSREFIEIMVQLNGEGRTVIIASHDPLVCDAPDVNRVIEFRDGKVLSPGIYP
- a CDS encoding FtsX-like permease family protein, which gives rise to MIWIEKQRNIIDFALSSLLRRRGKNLALLAVYTVIVFILASIFFFTSSIKKEASLVLKNSPEIVVQKVTGGRHDMIPVRYIPFIEKLPGVRAVKGRLWGYYYEPTTGANYTLVVTDDYRDKVGTIAIGSGVSRTLNTQKGELVPFKAYDGPYISFEVTEVFSPESELVSSDLVVISEDDFRALFGIAKGYYTDLTLQVRNAKEMATVADKIKRLLPDTRPILREEILRTYDAIFDWRGGLLVFILAGAVLAFAIFAWDKASSLSAEERREIGILKAVGWETSEVITMKSWEGIVISLSSFLMGVVFAYIHIFFASYIFFEPVLKGWSVLYPHFRLIPYVDPYQIAALFFLTVVPYTAATIIPSWKAAIVDPDEVMRL
- a CDS encoding nitrous oxide reductase accessory protein NosL yields the protein MRLQRNFMRHAVVAVMIVLLMAPALLGGEKKPAKPTSKDKCPVCGMFVAKYPDFVAQIIFKDGSIAFFDGTKDMFKYYFNLPKYNPGQKETDIDSIYVTDYYSLNPVDGRKASYVHGSDVYGPMGKELIPFEKVGEAKEFMKDHKGKSVLRFQDITVSVIKGLD
- a CDS encoding nitrous oxide reductase accessory protein NosL, producing MNKKVKLLFLTGLLIVAFLLSGSPLFAQEDIQKYKTCGYCGMSREQFAFSRMLITYDDNTEVGVCSLHCAAVDLSLKLDKTPKSIQVGDYNTKKLIDAEKATWVIGGSKPGVMSKKAKWAFEKRENAEAFVKTNGGDIATFDQAMKTSYEDMYADTKMIRDKRKMRKMQMQEKR
- a CDS encoding response regulator transcription factor produces the protein VDEAGRGYELINKIQASDYDLVLLDISLPDINGLEVLKELKKKKPKLPVLVISMYPEEQYALRALKAGAQGYLTKQSAADELVLAVRKILSGKRYVSPAFAEQLVLDFESDAAKPVHERLSNREFQVMRMFGSGKTMKEIAEELHLSINSIRTYRVRILEKIGVKGTNELIHYAVTHGLVE